In Chryseobacterium sp. C-71, the genomic window GCTTTAGCAACATCTTTAGCTTCACCTACAATTCTGTCTTTAATTTCTCTAGCTTCTTTAAGGATAGAATCTCTTTCAATTTTAGCTTCACGAATAATTCTTTCGTTATCAGATTTAAGATCTTCCATTTCTTTTTTAGCCAATTTAGCTTGATTCAAAGCATCAACGATAGACGTTTCTCTGTCATTGATAGATTTAAGAATTGGCTTCCAAGCAAATTTACCTAGCAAAAACAAAAGCGCCAGAAAAATAACCGTTTGGATAATAAATAATCCTGATGAAAACTGATGAATTAATTCCATTATATAATGTATAAATAATTATTACTATTTCTTAAAAAAACCATGTCCCGCAACCAACCGTTACGGGAATGGCCTAATTTGATTAGTTTACTGCAAATAGAGCAGCAAACGCAACACCTTCTACAAGTGCAGCAGCGATAAGCATAGCTGTTTGAATTTTTCCAGACTGCTCTGGTTGTCTAGCGATAGCCTCAAGAGCAGCAGCTCCGATTTTACCTAGACCAATACCAACACCTAGTACAACGATACCAGCACCTACAATTTTAGGAATTTCCATAATATATAATTTTTAAAAAATTGTTTTAAACTAAATTCTATTTCTTAATGAGCGTGCTCATGATCATGATCCTGAACAGCCATACCGATAAACAGCGCTGACAACATCGTGAAAATATATGCCTGTAAGAATGCCACCAATACTTCCAATAAGTAAATTACTAATGTAAGGAAAGGGAAAGCAACTCCGGCGATAACATTTTTAAATACGTAAATTAAACCAATCAAACTCATTACAACGATGTGTCCTGCAGTCATGTTTGCAAAAAGACGAATCATCAATGCAAATGGTTTAGTGATCGTTCCTAATAATTCAATTGGCAACATAATCAATTTCATTGGTACAGGAACTCCCGGCATCCAAAAGATGTGTTTCCAGTAATCTTTGTTTGCAGAAAATGTTGTGATTAAATAAGTAAGGATTGCTAAGAAGAATGTCATAGTAATATTACCTGTAACATTAATTCCGAAAGGCATTAATCCTAAAACGTTTAAGAATAATATAAAGAAGAATACCGTTAAAAGATATCCCATAAATCTTTTGTACTTGTGACCAATATTTGGAATTGCAACTTCGTCTCTTACGAAAATCACCAATGGCTCTAAGAATCTTGCAGCACCAGTAGGTATTTCTGATTTTTTGTAAGATTTTGCCATCCCACCAAATAACACTAACATAAAGATAGATACTAAAAGAATCATCAATACACTTTTGGTAATAGATAAATCAATTGGCTTTTCGTTTGTTGGGTGACCATGATCATCTTCAGTTAAAGTACCAGCTGCATCTGTCTTATAGATTTTCTCGTGGTGAAGCTTATAATAAGAACCGTTGCTTTCTACAACATCACCGTGCATGAAACCTTCTTTGTTACTCATGAAAGAGTGGATTCCGTTATCGTAAAAAATAACAGGAAGAGGAAAACCAATGTGATGACCGTCCTTGTCAACCATCAATGTAAAATCGTGAGCATCTAATAAGTGATGATCGATGAACTCTTTGTTTTCTTTACTTACTTTGTCTTTTTCTGAAAGCTCTTGACCCGGAGTCTCTACAGCAGTAGCCTCACCATGCTGAGCAGACACTAGACTTAACATAAAAATACTGTAGAATAAAACTGCAAATTTCTTTAACATTGATAGGTTTTTTTCGTTGTGCAAAAATAGATTTTTTTTTCTAGTTTCAATAAATATTTTTACTGTTTTTTGTCATGATTAATCAACCGAATTGCATAATACGTAAGCAGAGCCGTTAATACAAAATAAGGTATCACAAAATGGAATTTATAGCCCGGAATTGTTTCAAAATGAAGCTTATTCTTTATAAGATACATTAAACCAAATTTTAAAAGGATTAAACCGATAACGGCCAAGCCCAAAAATTCGGGTACTACTCTATTAATTAAAATAATCATCGTAATCATCATCATAAACATTACGCTGAGGAAAAGATAAAATTTAATGATAATAATTTCGTCAAGATGAAAAACAAATTTCCACAAAGAAAAATGAATCAAAAATGTTAAAAAGAAAATTATAACAACAAGAATGTTTGGATTAGATTTCATGTGCGGATTTTATTTTCGTTTTTAATATCTAAAAAACGAAGTCTACTTTTTTGTTTTTTGCAAAAATAATCTTTTTCGGAAATATTAAACTACAATATCCACTTTTGATGTGTTTTTAAGTCTAAAAAATATAATGTTATTTTTTTATTTTATTTAAAGTATCTATTACTATTTGCTTTTTCCCTGAAGTTTCAATTTCTAAAATGAACATTTCTGGACTTTCTGAAATTAACTTTACATCAAAGTATGCCACTGAACCGGTTTTCATATCGGGCGTAAAGAAAATTCCGGATGGTTTTTCTGCAATTACTTTTTTGTAGCAACAATTTTGTTTTAGTATTTTATATTGATGCGAAGTTGCACTCAAGAGATAGTTGCTATTTTTAATGGGTTCTTCGCTGCTTATTGGCTCTGATAAAATAACATAAATTACAAATACAAAATTGCCAATTGCGAGAAATAGAATTAGGAAAAAACTCTTCCATTTTTTTGAAATTGCTAACAACAGAAGTCCTATCAATATCACACATAACCAAACGAGATGATAAGTCAATGTAATTTCAATGATTTCAAAATCTCGAAGTAAAGCATCAGCAATGCTGAAAGCAATCATTAATAAAGAGAAAACGAAGAAAAATTGAGTCGTTATCTGAAAACTTTTATTGTTGATCAAACTCATTTTATATTTTGAATAAATATATTAAATATAACATTTCTAAAAA contains:
- a CDS encoding F0F1 ATP synthase subunit B, whose translation is MELIHQFSSGLFIIQTVIFLALLFLLGKFAWKPILKSINDRETSIVDALNQAKLAKKEMEDLKSDNERIIREAKIERDSILKEAREIKDRIVGEAKDVAKAEGDKMIEAAKQTIQTEKNAAMSEIRTQIGALSVNIAESILQKNLEKSEAQDELVQNYLNKSNLN
- the atpE gene encoding ATP synthase F0 subunit C encodes the protein MEIPKIVGAGIVVLGVGIGLGKIGAAALEAIARQPEQSGKIQTAMLIAAALVEGVAFAALFAVN
- the atpB gene encoding F0F1 ATP synthase subunit A, whose amino-acid sequence is MLKKFAVLFYSIFMLSLVSAQHGEATAVETPGQELSEKDKVSKENKEFIDHHLLDAHDFTLMVDKDGHHIGFPLPVIFYDNGIHSFMSNKEGFMHGDVVESNGSYYKLHHEKIYKTDAAGTLTEDDHGHPTNEKPIDLSITKSVLMILLVSIFMLVLFGGMAKSYKKSEIPTGAARFLEPLVIFVRDEVAIPNIGHKYKRFMGYLLTVFFFILFLNVLGLMPFGINVTGNITMTFFLAILTYLITTFSANKDYWKHIFWMPGVPVPMKLIMLPIELLGTITKPFALMIRLFANMTAGHIVVMSLIGLIYVFKNVIAGVAFPFLTLVIYLLEVLVAFLQAYIFTMLSALFIGMAVQDHDHEHAH